The following are encoded together in the Pedobacter steynii genome:
- a CDS encoding SusC/RagA family TonB-linked outer membrane protein, whose translation MIRLHLLLLFVFLTCGFAKAQVRNIFGKTLDKADNSPLPGVSIMLKGSKKGVQSDAKGNFTLDVGSAASAVLIVNYVGYGSQQIEVGNKTQLDIYLVQADQGLNEVVVVGYGTQKKVNLTGSVASISSAQITGRPVTSMQNALQGISPGLTVKSSTGDVGGDIGGLSLRGTNQITLAGQSAVSKEPLIVVDGIPASPADFARINSNDVESISVLKDAASASIYGNRAANGVILVTTKKGKAGVMNIEYNGYYGQQAPTNIPKYLGSPQYARLLNEALKNAGRPVRFTDEEIRKFDTGEDSDKYPNTDWYKASLRKNAPLQDHQISVSGGEKIKFYSGFGYMNQESLKAGKDLDRYSFRLNTNATVNKRLNLSTTSSFTQEMFQMGKGDYSFTTLNRNVPSIPIRHTDGTWGSLNGGVFDPLVSGNTVRTIEEGGRSSSKEQRINTAVNADLTLIEGLVLRGTASYNAYNKTASTFTNEMAPIINFLTKQPVASTAVTPNALDERWDRNNRMLLQGTAEYEKIIGKHYGKILAGTSYESFQSRFIRAGRKDFPNNDLGVINAGANNPNFNTNEGNLGEWAIQSFFGRMNYVFNDRYLLEANIRFDKSSRFGPENRLAVFPGFSAGWRISQEEFMKQVKWIDDLKLRASWGKLGNQDNVGNYDYLDLLVSKFAYSFADQTQNGVWQEKGSNSKVSWEKTTVSNLGLDLSMFKGKVNLTADYYVRNTNDILLSLQSALEYGLVAPAQNAGSVQNKGLELQLGYKNNIGAFTYGIGANMAKVWNKITSLSSADGNINDKYIYKVGEPLGSFYMYKTQGLFASDADAAAAPKINSASKGGDIKYMDLNGDGKIDANDRTIVGNDQPFFTYGFNLNMGYKGFDFSMLAQGVTNVKVYLDNEASMAFFNGAGVKPIHEQRWTVENPDPNAAYPRVLKSENNTQNTVFSDFWLFNAAYLRIKSLSLGYTFNDPLLSKMHLGGLRIYLSATNPFTVRADKRLKDFDPEVPSARSSYPGLKSYVMGLSVRF comes from the coding sequence ATGATTCGTTTACATTTACTATTATTATTTGTTTTTCTGACCTGTGGCTTTGCAAAAGCTCAGGTTAGAAATATTTTCGGTAAAACACTGGATAAAGCAGACAATTCGCCTCTGCCGGGAGTCTCTATCATGCTTAAAGGAAGCAAGAAGGGCGTACAGTCGGATGCCAAAGGGAATTTTACTTTAGATGTCGGATCCGCCGCTTCAGCAGTTTTGATCGTCAACTATGTCGGCTATGGCAGTCAGCAGATAGAGGTTGGCAATAAGACACAATTAGACATCTACCTGGTTCAGGCAGACCAGGGTCTGAACGAAGTGGTTGTGGTAGGATACGGAACGCAGAAAAAGGTAAACCTGACCGGATCGGTAGCCAGCATCAGTTCTGCGCAGATTACCGGCAGACCGGTTACTTCTATGCAAAATGCCCTGCAGGGAATTAGTCCTGGCTTAACCGTGAAATCCTCAACAGGGGATGTGGGTGGCGATATCGGCGGTTTGTCTCTCCGCGGAACGAACCAGATCACACTGGCCGGGCAGAGCGCAGTCTCAAAAGAGCCTTTGATTGTCGTAGATGGAATTCCGGCAAGCCCGGCAGATTTTGCCCGCATCAATTCCAATGATGTGGAAAGTATTTCAGTACTCAAAGATGCAGCTTCTGCCTCTATTTATGGTAACAGGGCTGCAAATGGAGTCATCCTGGTGACTACCAAAAAAGGAAAAGCAGGGGTGATGAATATTGAATATAACGGGTATTATGGACAACAGGCGCCAACCAATATCCCTAAATACCTGGGCTCTCCGCAATATGCACGTTTGCTGAATGAAGCGCTGAAAAATGCGGGCAGACCAGTTCGCTTTACAGACGAAGAGATTCGCAAGTTCGACACCGGAGAAGATTCGGACAAGTATCCGAATACCGACTGGTATAAGGCGTCATTAAGAAAGAATGCGCCATTACAGGACCATCAGATTAGTGTAAGCGGCGGAGAGAAAATTAAATTCTATTCCGGTTTTGGTTACATGAACCAGGAATCCCTGAAAGCAGGAAAAGACCTGGATCGTTATTCCTTCCGCTTAAATACAAATGCAACAGTAAATAAACGCCTGAACCTGAGTACTACCAGCTCTTTCACTCAGGAGATGTTCCAGATGGGTAAGGGAGATTATTCATTTACCACTTTAAACAGAAACGTACCCAGTATTCCGATTCGTCATACTGATGGAACCTGGGGAAGCCTGAATGGGGGCGTATTTGACCCCCTGGTTAGTGGAAACACGGTAAGAACGATAGAAGAGGGAGGACGTAGCAGTTCGAAAGAACAAAGAATCAATACTGCAGTAAATGCTGATCTGACCCTGATAGAGGGACTGGTTTTACGCGGAACAGCTTCTTATAATGCCTACAATAAAACGGCCTCAACGTTCACAAATGAAATGGCGCCGATCATCAACTTTTTGACAAAACAACCGGTCGCCAGTACAGCGGTAACACCAAACGCATTAGACGAAAGGTGGGATAGAAACAACAGAATGCTCTTGCAGGGAACAGCAGAGTATGAAAAAATAATTGGAAAACACTATGGCAAAATACTGGCAGGAACATCTTATGAGTCGTTCCAGTCCAGGTTTATCCGCGCGGGGCGTAAAGATTTCCCAAACAATGATCTTGGGGTAATCAACGCGGGGGCCAATAATCCTAATTTTAATACGAACGAAGGAAACCTTGGAGAGTGGGCTATTCAGTCTTTCTTCGGAAGGATGAATTATGTGTTCAACGACAGGTATTTATTGGAAGCGAACATCAGGTTTGATAAATCTTCCCGGTTTGGACCGGAGAACAGACTGGCTGTTTTTCCTGGTTTTTCAGCTGGATGGAGGATCAGTCAGGAAGAATTCATGAAACAGGTCAAATGGATTGACGACCTGAAACTACGGGCCTCCTGGGGTAAACTGGGGAACCAGGACAATGTAGGTAATTATGATTATCTGGATCTTTTGGTATCAAAGTTTGCCTATTCTTTTGCAGACCAGACCCAGAACGGGGTATGGCAGGAAAAGGGCTCAAATTCAAAAGTAAGTTGGGAAAAGACAACAGTCTCCAACCTGGGACTGGATCTTTCTATGTTCAAAGGGAAGGTCAACCTGACGGCTGATTATTATGTCCGAAATACCAATGACATTTTACTTTCTTTACAAAGTGCGCTGGAATATGGCTTGGTGGCTCCGGCGCAGAATGCAGGTTCGGTTCAGAATAAAGGTCTGGAATTGCAATTGGGCTATAAGAACAATATTGGTGCATTTACTTATGGAATCGGGGCAAATATGGCTAAGGTCTGGAACAAAATTACTTCCTTATCCAGTGCAGATGGTAACATCAACGATAAATACATCTATAAAGTAGGTGAGCCATTGGGATCTTTCTATATGTATAAAACCCAGGGATTGTTTGCCAGTGATGCAGATGCGGCGGCGGCTCCTAAAATCAATTCAGCCTCTAAAGGCGGAGATATCAAATACATGGATCTAAATGGGGATGGTAAAATTGATGCCAATGACAGGACGATTGTTGGAAATGATCAGCCATTTTTTACCTATGGTTTTAACCTCAATATGGGGTATAAAGGATTCGATTTCTCTATGCTTGCGCAGGGGGTTACGAATGTTAAAGTTTATCTGGACAACGAGGCTTCCATGGCCTTCTTTAATGGTGCAGGGGTAAAACCTATTCATGAGCAACGATGGACGGTAGAAAACCCGGATCCAAATGCAGCGTATCCAAGAGTGTTAAAGTCAGAAAATAACACCCAAAATACCGTATTCTCAGACTTCTGGTTATTTAATGCAGCTTACCTGAGGATCAAATCGCTTTCATTGGGTTATACTTTTAACGATCCCTTGCTTTCGAAAATGCATCTGGGTGGCTTGAGAATTTACCTGAGTGCAACTAATCCTTTCACGGTAAGAGCAGATAAACGTCTTAAAGATTTTGATCCTGAGGTGCCTTCAGCAAGGTCTTCTTATCCCGGTTTAAAATCTTATGTAATGGGTTTAAGTGTTCGTTTTTAA
- a CDS encoding beta-N-acetylhexosaminidase, whose protein sequence is MNRFFLLAFLLICSIKLSAQSKISLIPLPAKMEERKGSFLLDKNVYISYPNTELKDLAVYLQSAILETSGLKAGLRTGRWMQRGARTISLQIDPAVTAKEGYQLDVSPLKITLKASTENGLFYAIQTLQQLIPLTGAKKIPALVIEDEPRFSWRGMMFDNCRHMFSVDFIKKFIDQLAKHKLNKFHWHLTEDQGWRIEIKKYPRLQEIAAYRNGTQIGPDRKKDVDTIRYGGYYTQEQVKEVVAYATSRYVEVIPEIEMPGHSVAAITAYPYLACGAVSFENGKPFEVRKVWGVSKDLYCAGNEQVFTFLEDVLSEIMPLFPSQYIHIGGDEAPHDAWKTCPKCQARMKTEGLSDEAALQSWFIRRMEKFINQKGKKIIGWEEIMQGGLAENATVHSWLGVESGLKAAKSGHDAIMSPYSHLYFDGYQADSKIEPMAIGYWVPLDSVYAFEPVHPALKDKEAKHILGAQANLWTEFIGTEDYFQYMVFPRIAALSEIDWSPKASRNFDDFNNRLVAQYQRYEKQGIQFRVPVPKLAVVRTSGLSSTIALTDPTKNGIIRFTLDGGEVTPASSRYIEPVTLQKDQVIRYALFFKDKRKGSTDSFPKIKKAKK, encoded by the coding sequence ATGAACAGATTTTTTCTCCTGGCATTTCTTCTGATCTGCTCTATCAAATTATCGGCACAATCTAAGATCTCCCTGATTCCCTTACCTGCAAAAATGGAAGAAAGAAAAGGGAGTTTTTTATTGGATAAAAATGTATACATCAGTTATCCGAACACGGAATTAAAAGACCTCGCTGTTTACCTGCAGTCTGCAATCCTGGAGACCAGTGGTCTGAAAGCCGGACTGCGTACCGGAAGGTGGATGCAAAGAGGGGCAAGAACAATTAGCCTGCAAATTGATCCGGCAGTAACAGCCAAAGAGGGCTATCAACTGGACGTTAGCCCGCTAAAAATCACCCTTAAAGCCAGTACAGAAAATGGCCTCTTCTATGCCATTCAAACTCTTCAGCAATTAATTCCCTTAACAGGAGCAAAAAAGATTCCCGCACTGGTTATCGAAGATGAACCCCGTTTCAGCTGGAGAGGTATGATGTTCGATAACTGCCGCCATATGTTTTCTGTAGATTTTATCAAAAAGTTTATCGATCAGCTGGCTAAACATAAACTGAATAAGTTCCACTGGCACCTGACAGAAGATCAGGGCTGGAGGATTGAGATCAAAAAATATCCGCGCTTACAGGAAATTGCGGCCTATAGAAATGGAACACAGATTGGCCCGGATCGTAAAAAAGATGTAGACACGATTAGGTATGGTGGTTATTATACTCAGGAACAGGTAAAAGAAGTGGTAGCTTATGCCACTTCCAGATATGTAGAGGTAATTCCTGAAATAGAAATGCCAGGACATTCCGTGGCCGCGATTACTGCTTATCCTTATCTGGCATGTGGAGCAGTGAGCTTTGAAAATGGAAAACCTTTTGAAGTAAGAAAGGTGTGGGGCGTATCAAAAGATTTATACTGTGCTGGAAATGAGCAGGTCTTCACTTTTCTGGAAGATGTGCTCTCTGAAATTATGCCTTTATTCCCATCTCAATATATCCATATTGGTGGAGATGAGGCCCCGCATGATGCCTGGAAAACCTGTCCTAAATGTCAGGCCAGAATGAAGACGGAAGGTTTATCGGATGAGGCCGCTTTACAGAGCTGGTTTATCAGAAGAATGGAGAAATTCATCAATCAAAAAGGAAAGAAAATCATTGGCTGGGAAGAAATCATGCAGGGAGGATTGGCAGAAAATGCAACCGTTCATTCCTGGTTAGGCGTGGAAAGTGGATTGAAAGCAGCCAAAAGTGGCCATGATGCCATCATGTCTCCATATTCTCATTTGTATTTTGATGGATATCAGGCAGATTCTAAAATAGAACCGATGGCTATCGGTTATTGGGTGCCGTTGGATAGCGTATATGCTTTTGAACCTGTCCACCCGGCATTGAAAGATAAGGAAGCCAAACATATCCTTGGAGCCCAGGCAAATTTATGGACAGAGTTTATCGGTACTGAAGATTATTTTCAATACATGGTCTTCCCGAGGATTGCTGCATTATCAGAAATAGACTGGTCGCCGAAAGCATCCAGGAATTTTGATGACTTTAACAACAGACTGGTTGCTCAATATCAACGGTATGAAAAACAGGGAATTCAGTTCCGTGTTCCCGTGCCAAAGTTAGCGGTAGTCCGGACTTCCGGACTGAGTTCTACAATTGCATTAACAGATCCTACAAAAAATGGCATCATCAGGTTTACGCTCGATGGTGGGGAAGTGACTCCGGCATCTTCACGGTATATAGAACCGGTAACCTTACAAAAGGATCAGGTAATCCGATATGCCTTGTTCTTTAAAGACAAAAGAAAAGGATCTACAGATTCATTTCCCAAAATAAAGAAGGCTAAAAAATAA
- a CDS encoding alpha-L-fucosidase gives MMFILSCAAALALPEKGIAQIFTDKNYVKISPEDKEADIIKKAANVTPSPRQLRWQQLELTAFIHFGINTFTNKEWGDGTEDPKIFNPQELDARQWVKVCKDAGFKQIILTAKHHDGFCLWPSKFTEHSVKNSPWKEGKGDVVREVAEACKEFGIGFGIYLSPWDRNSPYFGSMQYNDYFINQLTELLTQYGQIDEVWFDGANGEGPTGKKQVYEYNRWYNLIRKLQPSATIAVSGPDVRWIGTETGYGRETEWSIVPGDQMIPEAVAANSQKNVDFAPRDLMSDDLGSRIKIAKAKSLVWYPAEIDVSIRPGWFHHPAEDTKVKTPEKLLDIYYSSVGRNGVLLLNIPPDKRGLISDSDVSSLIGFRKYLDETFENNLLKSAKVNGNASKKTASLFDGKDSSYWKTGKKGEGHLLLNFELDKAQKFDVLLLQENLQIGQRVEQFVLEYKEGTSWKKATEGTTIGYKRLLRFPAVTARELRLKIISSRLQPAIAEVGLYLRPEGSGVQ, from the coding sequence ATGATGTTTATTTTAAGTTGTGCTGCGGCACTTGCTTTACCAGAAAAGGGAATTGCGCAGATTTTTACAGATAAGAATTATGTAAAAATCAGTCCTGAGGACAAAGAAGCAGATATCATTAAAAAAGCGGCAAATGTAACACCTTCCCCACGACAATTAAGATGGCAACAACTGGAACTTACAGCCTTTATTCATTTTGGGATCAATACTTTTACGAACAAAGAATGGGGGGATGGTACGGAAGATCCCAAAATTTTTAATCCTCAGGAACTGGATGCCCGTCAATGGGTGAAGGTTTGTAAAGACGCAGGATTTAAGCAAATTATCCTGACTGCGAAACATCATGATGGATTTTGTTTATGGCCAAGTAAATTCACAGAACATTCGGTTAAAAATAGTCCATGGAAAGAGGGAAAAGGGGATGTCGTACGTGAGGTGGCAGAAGCTTGTAAGGAGTTCGGTATCGGCTTTGGAATTTATCTTTCGCCCTGGGACCGCAATTCTCCTTACTTTGGAAGTATGCAGTATAACGACTATTTCATCAATCAGCTGACCGAACTGCTTACCCAATATGGACAAATTGATGAGGTCTGGTTTGATGGCGCAAATGGAGAAGGACCTACCGGTAAAAAGCAGGTGTATGAATATAACAGATGGTATAACCTGATTCGTAAATTGCAACCTTCTGCTACGATTGCGGTGTCGGGTCCGGATGTGAGATGGATTGGAACAGAAACGGGATATGGAAGAGAAACAGAATGGAGCATCGTTCCGGGAGATCAGATGATTCCTGAGGCGGTAGCTGCTAATTCTCAGAAAAATGTTGATTTTGCTCCACGTGACCTGATGTCTGATGATCTTGGAAGCCGGATAAAAATAGCTAAAGCAAAGAGCCTGGTATGGTATCCGGCAGAGATTGATGTGTCTATCCGTCCGGGATGGTTTCATCATCCGGCAGAAGATACAAAAGTGAAAACACCGGAAAAACTGCTGGATATTTATTATAGTTCGGTGGGCAGAAACGGAGTGCTTTTGTTGAATATCCCACCCGATAAACGCGGATTGATCAGCGATAGTGATGTCAGTTCCTTAATCGGATTTAGGAAATACCTGGATGAGACATTTGAAAATAACCTGCTGAAATCAGCAAAGGTCAATGGTAATGCTTCAAAGAAAACAGCATCATTGTTTGATGGTAAAGATAGTTCTTACTGGAAAACCGGAAAGAAAGGAGAAGGGCATCTGCTGCTGAACTTTGAGCTGGACAAAGCGCAAAAATTTGATGTGTTGCTTCTTCAGGAAAATCTGCAGATAGGACAAAGAGTAGAACAGTTTGTATTGGAATATAAGGAAGGAACAAGCTGGAAAAAGGCGACGGAAGGAACAACAATCGGTTACAAACGTCTACTGCGTTTTCCTGCGGTGACTGCCAGAGAACTGAGATTGAAAATTATTTCTTCGAGGCTTCAGCCGGCCATTGCTGAAGTTGGATTATACCTGCGTCCTGAAGGGAGTGGTGTCCAGTAA
- a CDS encoding RagB/SusD family nutrient uptake outer membrane protein: MKKFKYIIYLGLFAAVLSACKKDLLNKIPQDSISSETFWKTSNDAFLAVNACYMDISGDAYQSYYDAYADNAYAQYPWESIATVVSSGDVNLTVDFGWEAGYKAIRKFNYLLENIDKTPEDKNLLERYKAEVRFLRAYQYLNMILLVGDVPLVTKTLPFGEELPRTKETEVLSFVIKELSEVGAVLPVSYAGGKKMEKGRVTKGAALALKARAHLYYKQWAAAAAAAKEVKALGYSLFKVTAETNAQDLKDDYSKWVDFADAAAEKKFRLGLRSYEKLFYAENEGNSEVILERQYTPEKDTHGLNTLMLPAQVGGWASISPTQPLVDDYWMSNGQDHVPVAVTTRAAWYNAKDPKYLDEYKNRDPRFYASIEFDGNPWNLLVNGYSYNWGVNESASKTGYGFRKMVDPNEQREYKAFNNAILIRYAEVLLTLAEAQNELSGPNSEVYEALDEIRTRVGMPVVDRVVYNSQDKVRLLIRKERRIELAGEGHRYFDIRRWGIAPAVMKDLVDIKNSSVQKRSWNAKLMKLPVPQAAVDKNSKLNPNNPGY, from the coding sequence ATGAAAAAATTTAAATATATCATATATCTGGGGCTGTTTGCCGCCGTATTATCAGCTTGTAAAAAAGACCTGCTGAATAAAATTCCACAGGATAGTATTTCAAGTGAAACTTTTTGGAAAACCAGTAATGATGCTTTTCTGGCAGTAAATGCCTGTTATATGGACATTTCCGGAGATGCTTATCAATCCTATTATGATGCTTATGCGGATAATGCCTATGCACAATATCCATGGGAAAGTATTGCAACTGTGGTGAGCTCTGGAGATGTGAACCTGACAGTGGATTTTGGCTGGGAAGCAGGGTATAAGGCAATTAGAAAATTCAATTACCTGCTGGAAAATATAGACAAAACACCGGAGGATAAAAACTTGCTGGAGCGTTATAAAGCGGAAGTAAGATTCTTAAGAGCCTATCAATACCTGAATATGATTTTATTGGTGGGAGATGTTCCATTGGTGACGAAGACACTGCCCTTTGGAGAAGAGTTGCCGAGAACGAAAGAAACCGAAGTACTGAGTTTTGTGATCAAGGAATTGTCTGAAGTCGGGGCAGTATTGCCGGTTTCTTATGCCGGAGGTAAAAAAATGGAAAAGGGCAGAGTTACTAAGGGAGCTGCACTGGCACTGAAGGCCAGAGCTCACCTGTATTATAAACAATGGGCAGCAGCAGCAGCTGCTGCGAAAGAAGTAAAAGCATTGGGGTATAGCCTGTTTAAAGTAACTGCGGAAACCAATGCTCAGGATCTGAAAGATGATTACAGCAAATGGGTGGATTTTGCAGATGCTGCGGCAGAAAAGAAATTCAGATTAGGTTTACGTAGTTATGAGAAGCTGTTTTATGCCGAGAATGAGGGGAATTCGGAAGTGATTCTGGAGCGACAGTATACACCTGAAAAAGATACACATGGTTTGAATACTTTGATGTTGCCTGCTCAGGTTGGTGGCTGGGCGTCAATCAGTCCGACCCAACCTTTAGTGGATGATTACTGGATGAGTAATGGCCAGGATCATGTGCCGGTAGCTGTAACTACCCGGGCCGCCTGGTATAATGCAAAAGATCCAAAGTATTTGGATGAATATAAAAACAGAGATCCCAGGTTCTATGCCTCTATTGAATTTGATGGCAATCCATGGAACTTACTGGTGAATGGATATAGCTATAATTGGGGTGTGAATGAGAGTGCTTCCAAAACAGGTTACGGATTCCGGAAAATGGTGGATCCAAATGAGCAAAGAGAATATAAAGCTTTCAATAATGCGATACTGATCCGTTATGCCGAGGTTTTACTTACCCTGGCTGAAGCGCAGAATGAACTGAGCGGGCCCAATTCGGAGGTCTATGAGGCACTGGATGAAATCAGAACCAGGGTGGGAATGCCTGTCGTAGATAGAGTCGTTTACAATAGTCAGGATAAAGTCCGTTTATTGATAAGGAAAGAGAGAAGGATCGAACTCGCCGGAGAAGGTCATCGCTATTTTGACATCAGACGCTGGGGAATTGCACCTGCAGTTATGAAAGATCTGGTGGACATTAAAAATTCCTCAGTGCAGA
- a CDS encoding ring-cleaving dioxygenase: MKNEILGIHHITAIAGNAKKNYDFYTRVLGLRLVKKTVNFDDPHTYHFYYGDEHGTPGSILTFFPWEGIGTGRRGTRQVTEIGYSVPAGSLDFWQSRFEKNNIIYNKPAVKFGERYLTFLDPDGLKFELTEAKNPDNRAQWETKEVSKENAVHGFHHITITTNKMEATAAILTHVLGYRLQETEVNRSRFITDSVEHAAIVDLVEAPGEAVGHVAGGSVHHVAFRVKDEETLMYFRDKIVELGLNITEKIDRNYFYSLYFREPGGVLFELATDNPGFTVDESLEELGTNLKLPAQYESNRAVIEGILPKLS, encoded by the coding sequence ATGAAAAACGAAATTTTAGGTATCCACCACATTACTGCCATCGCAGGAAACGCAAAAAAGAACTATGATTTTTATACCCGGGTATTGGGATTAAGGTTAGTTAAAAAAACTGTTAATTTCGATGATCCTCATACTTATCATTTTTATTATGGAGACGAACATGGAACTCCGGGGAGTATCCTGACCTTCTTCCCATGGGAAGGCATCGGAACCGGCAGAAGAGGGACCAGACAGGTGACTGAAATCGGATATAGTGTACCTGCAGGAAGTCTTGATTTCTGGCAGAGCAGATTTGAAAAAAACAACATCATTTATAATAAACCCGCGGTAAAATTCGGAGAAAGGTATTTAACTTTTCTGGATCCTGACGGCTTGAAGTTTGAATTGACAGAAGCAAAAAATCCGGATAACAGGGCACAGTGGGAAACCAAAGAAGTGAGTAAAGAAAATGCGGTTCATGGATTCCATCATATTACCATTACCACCAACAAAATGGAAGCCACTGCAGCAATTTTAACCCATGTATTGGGTTATCGCTTACAGGAAACTGAGGTAAACCGCTCCCGTTTCATTACTGATAGTGTGGAACATGCAGCAATTGTAGATTTAGTAGAAGCACCTGGGGAAGCTGTAGGGCATGTTGCAGGTGGTTCAGTACACCATGTTGCCTTCCGGGTTAAAGACGAAGAGACTTTGATGTATTTCAGAGATAAGATTGTGGAACTGGGTTTAAACATTACCGAAAAAATTGACCGCAACTATTTCTATTCCTTATACTTCCGTGAACCAGGAGGGGTACTTTTTGAACTGGCAACAGACAACCCCGGCTTCACCGTTGATGAGTCTTTAGAGGAGTTGGGCACCAATTTGAAATTACCGGCACAATATGAAAGTAACCGTGCAGTAATTGAGGGCATTTTACCTAAATTAAGTTAA
- the tssD gene encoding type VI secretion system tube protein TssD yields the protein MAFKARLDFSGKEYDVLHCAYSLNRDVDAKGRPSSGVYGGTIDIEIESTEDTSVIEAMVNNQYKPLTGTLLIKKSEEDAKMKEVHFEDGYIVKYSEGINIVGDNPMTLKFQISARKLKLGNAEHTNDWPKA from the coding sequence ATGGCTTTCAAAGCAAGATTAGACTTTTCGGGCAAGGAGTACGATGTACTTCACTGCGCCTATTCCCTAAACCGTGATGTAGATGCAAAAGGAAGACCTTCTTCCGGAGTTTATGGTGGAACGATCGATATCGAGATCGAATCTACCGAAGACACCTCTGTCATCGAAGCAATGGTAAACAACCAGTACAAACCTTTAACCGGTACTTTACTGATCAAAAAATCAGAAGAAGATGCGAAGATGAAGGAAGTTCATTTTGAAGACGGATATATTGTGAAATATTCCGAAGGAATCAACATCGTTGGAGATAATCCAATGACATTGAAATTCCAGATCTCTGCCCGTAAATTGAAACTCGGCAACGCTGAGCACACCAATGACTGGCCTAAGGCATAA
- a CDS encoding sterol desaturase family protein encodes MKKNYISNSSESVRMFKSSFLESLSKVPYFVPLIVFIPVIGYFCWQSFVLNNPLTAIGQILVGLFIWTLIEYVMHRFVFHFYPKSEWGRRIHFIFHGVHHDYPNDAHRLVMPPSASIPLATAFYFLFKVLIPVTILDGFFAGFILGYLVYDMTHYMLHHAKFTAPFWKKLKQHHMLHHYDDATKGYGVTSDLWDKVFGSELSKRTSK; translated from the coding sequence ATGAAAAAGAATTATATATCAAATTCGTCCGAATCTGTTAGAATGTTTAAGAGTTCATTTTTAGAAAGCCTGTCTAAAGTTCCTTATTTTGTACCCTTGATTGTATTCATTCCGGTGATCGGGTATTTTTGCTGGCAATCATTTGTACTAAACAATCCGCTTACTGCCATCGGTCAGATCCTGGTCGGGCTTTTTATCTGGACCTTAATAGAATATGTAATGCATCGCTTTGTGTTTCACTTTTATCCAAAGTCAGAGTGGGGCAGAAGGATTCACTTTATCTTTCATGGTGTACATCATGATTACCCAAATGATGCGCATAGATTGGTGATGCCACCCTCCGCAAGCATTCCTTTGGCCACGGCCTTTTATTTTTTGTTTAAAGTGCTGATTCCTGTAACAATACTGGACGGCTTCTTTGCTGGTTTCATACTGGGTTATCTGGTTTATGACATGACACACTACATGTTGCACCATGCAAAGTTTACCGCTCCTTTCTGGAAGAAACTCAAACAACACCATATGTTACACCATTACGATGATGCAACGAAAGGTTATGGGGTAACTTCTGACCTTTGGGATAAAGTTTTTGGCTCTGAGCTTTCAAAAAGGACATCGAAATAA
- the tssD gene encoding type VI secretion system tube protein TssD, translated as MAFKTRLNLGSKEFDVLQCSFSLNRDVDAKGRPSSGVYGGTIHLEVESTEDTSVIESMVNNQYKPLSGTITFKKGEEDAKMKELSFEDSYIIQYNEGIAVNDNTPMTLSFVISARKLKIGNAEHINDWPKA; from the coding sequence ATGGCATTTAAAACCAGGCTGAACTTAGGTTCAAAAGAATTCGATGTGTTGCAGTGCAGCTTTTCATTGAACAGGGACGTAGACGCAAAAGGACGTCCGTCATCAGGTGTTTACGGTGGAACAATTCACCTTGAAGTAGAATCTACAGAAGATACTTCAGTGATTGAATCTATGGTGAACAATCAGTACAAACCACTTTCAGGTACCATTACCTTTAAAAAAGGTGAAGAAGATGCAAAGATGAAAGAATTGTCATTCGAAGACAGCTACATCATCCAGTACAACGAGGGTATTGCGGTGAACGACAATACACCAATGACATTAAGTTTTGTAATATCGGCCCGTAAATTAAAGATCGGTAATGCAGAACATATCAACGACTGGCCAAAAGCTTAA